The Raphanus sativus cultivar WK10039 chromosome 6, ASM80110v3, whole genome shotgun sequence sequence tttttatttaaggaaaatgCGAGATCTTGCTTTAGTTAATAGGAGATATGATATCATATAGTTGACATTCGATGTATCTAGCGAGATATACAAATCGAATTAGACCACCATGCTTTTTAATTTGAATGTAAGGATGACACGTAAAACTAATTAAGATTGTTACataaacaaatgatttttttaattattacaaaattagtGTTAcagtttttcaaatgtttttccTTTATATAGATTAATGACCTAAGCTATTAAAACAGTAGAAGAGGACATGCCACAAAGTCTCTCAAGACTTGGACTGGAcggcattttttttttctagagaGCATAATCTATTGTATTCAATATAAACTCTAGAAACCAAAACTAGAAATCATTTAagcaaaatcaaaataatcacATAAATATTTGTGCAGATTTTTACATACAAACAAGTGTAATATACATCTGAACTTATGAAACGTAAATCATAGATCATTGTCGATATGATTTTGTAATTTGAATAATAAGTTAAAGAATAGTTTAGTCTTTAATTATTAGCATAACTGAAAAGTGGCTACCATttctaatattttgaaatgtgGATTCTAAAGTTTTGTAATATTGCAATTAATGATTGGAccatattttatgttaaaaatagaCTGCGTAAATTAGAAATTTAAATGTCAATAATTTAGAATGTTGTTtagatttgagaaaaataagaagaagctAAAATCTAGTGGTTAGTTGGCATTGAATCCCTATCGTGTAGGACTTTAAATCATAATCACCTAAAAAGTTTTGTCTTCACTTTCATATGCGTGAGACTATCCACTCCTTTTTCGTGATCTCAAAACTTAAATAGGACAACCTGATCCTGTGTCATTCTTCATTGTTCGACGATTCACTTTGGAGATTGAGTAAGCTCCTTAGAGTTACAGAAACTCTTCCCATTTATTTCCAGGTAAATTATAGGGGTTCTTTTCTtgtttgaaaattataatttttgaatCCTTTATGTGATCTCTTAAACTTCATTAGAGAGGAAaagaattatatgtttttgtgtGTAAACAAGCCTTGGAAATTTTGagattatatttacaaattttttttttttttgagattataattatatatttattcatatatatgcATAACCCAAAAGTATATCTTCTTCAAAAAATTTGCAAAGAAAAGTTGTTTCTCAAGTAATTTGAGTGTTCTGTGTCGCACACGTAACTCCTAATTAGTCACTATGAGTAATCACGGTTCTCTTGTTTTCGCTCTAGATGAACTCAGCCATATAACATTTTCtcattttttacaaaaaaaatatatcagtaTTTACAATACTTTCTTTCTATAGAAGTTCAAACTGTACACGTTAAACTTCACATACACACCAACATCATCAATACTTTTTGCATtagtttccaaaaataaaattacgtTCTCTACTTTCCTATAGGAACTTCCTACGAGGAAGGTATCAGCAATGGAAGAAGATAACCACGAAAAACAACTTGACGATGGAGGATCTTCATCTCTCTTCAAGACTTGTTTCAACGCACTCAACGCTTTTTCAGGTTAACTTTTACTAGTCGatgcattttatatatttactcgTCTTTGTATAACAATTTGAATGCTAATGACGATAACGTGAATTGTTTTAGGCATTGGAATATTATCAGTACCATATTCATTAGCTCGTGGAGGATGGTTAAGTCTATCACTTCTGTTACTCCTAGCCGCAACCGCATTCTACACATCTTTACTCATTACAAAATGCATGAACGCGGACCGCAGCATTAAAACGTATCCAGACATTGGAGAGCGCGCGTTTGGTAGACCCGGAAGAATCATTGTGTCAGTCTTCATGCACCTAGAACTATACCTAGTCACCACTGGCTTCTTGATCATGGAAGGAGACAATCTTCACAATCTTTTCCCAGGGTTTAACATCGAAATGATCGGTTTGAGAATGAACGGGAAACAATCGTTCATGGCCTCAGTGGCCCTCGTCATCATGCCAACTCTTTGGTGGGATAATCTAAGCGTCTTGTCTTACGTTTCCATGAGTGGCGTTTTAGCTACGGTGGTGACTCTTGGATCAATATCTTGGGTTGGGGCTGTTGATGGAATCGGGTTTCGCCAAAGTAGAAAGCTGATTAACTGGAGTGGTATCCCTACGGCTTTGAGCTTGTATGCTTTTTGCTATGGTGCACATCCGGTGTTGCCCACTTTGTATAATTCTATGAAAAGTAAACATCAGTTCAACAATGTAAGTCATCATTtccacacatatatattgttaaatttGGATTATGTATATTTATAGATCACGAATCTGAAGGTGGGTTTAAGAAAATCTCATGTATTGTTGTTGGGACTCGGCGAATAGATATAAATCAATCACTATCATTAACCAACAAACTCGTGACCACTGGcatgaatttatattttgttttgtatatatgaaaactaaaactaaaataatatctCTTTTTTTGCAGGTCCTACTTATAAGTTTTATATTATGCACTATAGGCTACACATCAATGGCGGTATTGGGCTACTTAATGTATGGATCAAATACTCTATCGCAAATAACATTGAATCTTCCGACTCATAAGACGAGTTCAAAGGTGGCAATATACACAACCCTCGTAAACCCCATAGCCAAATACGCATTGATGATCACACCAACCGTTAACACCATAAAAGATTGGTTTCCTTCGCGTTACGCCAAGAAAACATATTTGCATCTCTTAATAAGTACATTATGTATAGCAAGCAGTGTGGTCATCGCTGAGACACTTCCGTTCTTCGGTTACATGATGTCTTTGGTTGGAGCTTTGCTGAGCGTAACGGTCTCTATTCTTCTCCCTTGCTTATGTTACTTGAAGATCTCTGGAAGTTTCAAGAAGTTTGGGTTTGAGACTATAATGTTGTTTGTTATGGTAGCTATGAGTGTTCCCATTGGAGTTTTAGGTACTTACATTGCAATTCGAGAGTTGGTTGTTAGTGTTTGAAAGTTTGATTGATATTATGAGGATGGTGTTTGTAACAAATGAAGATGTTAAATCAATTCATATGcttataatatttcttttcatCGTTTACTCTAAAGttctttttcaataaaatattaaattattataccaaattttcaagttttttacCTAGATTATAAAGAGACTAGTAGCGGAATGCagaaacaaaactaaacaaCAACAGAAAGTGACAGTGAAAAGAAACCAAAGCAGTGAACGTAGCCTAATAACCAGCGAAGCATGGTGAGACCAAGCAAGCTTGAACGGTCAAAGAAAATACTGACCAACCAAGAAACCCAACATACACCATCTCTGACGGCACGAGAGAAATCCTCCACGCACCGTCGTTCAGCAGACAGATCTGAAGATTGCCTCCTCCAAACCCGACCCGTTGCGACCGTTTACATCCATTGAACCGAGATCTCATCTAGAGAAAGCGGACACTTCCGTTCTTCGGCTATATGATGTCTTTGGTTGGAGCATTACGAGCGTAACATTCTATTCTTCTCCCTTGCCTATCTTACCTGAAATCTCTGGAAGTTTCAAGAAGTTTGGGTTTGAGACTATAatgttgttttttgtttacGCCTATAatgttgtaaaaaaaatgtGTTAAGAAAAAGACTATAATGTTGTTTGGTATGGTGGTGATGAGTATTCCCATTGAAGTCTTAGGTACTTACATTGCAATTCGAGAGTTAGCTGTTAGTGTTTGAAAGTTTGATGGATATTATGAGGATAGTGTTTGTAGCAAATAAAGATGTTATATCAATTCATAtgtttatatttctattatcGTTTACTCTAAAGTTACTTTATATTGCATGTTGTTTCATCAATGTTTCTACATCGGTACATATTAGTGACATACTTTATAATTTATGTGGATATTAACATCCACTTATACATACGTGATTTTAAATGATGTCGCTATATTCAATAGGACATGAACCAGAAAAGAGAGTTAGTGAAATTTAGAGTAGATCCACACAATGGCTAAAAGTTTAATTATAGATTACATTCATTATTGTCACTTTTGTCAAATCAAATCTAGTTAGGGGCAGACAATGAGTGGTTCTGATGCTCATTCTCATAACGTGATTGTTTGCGGTAGCGTTCTTGAACCTGCCGTGACCCTTCTCCATGGCTAATATGTTCTCTTTTCTTGATTATTAGCTTTTAATTTGTATGCTTTTTGCTATAGTGCGTATCCAGTTTTGGCCACTTTGTATTCTTCTATGAAAAGAAAATCTCAGTCAACAaagtaattttcattttcacaTAAATCAATCACTATCACTTAAAGACACAACCACTTTATATATGACTACATTTTCATAGTTTACatgtttattatgttttgattttataatatgaATAATTTCATAACTGCTTTTTTGCTGGTTCTATACAAGTTTTATTTTACACCATAGATTACACAACAATGAAGCCCTTtttcagaaagaaagaaaaaaagattacaCAACAATGGCAGTTTTCTGCTGCTTAATGCATGTGCCACATCTCGCAAATGACATTGAGTCTTCCAATCATAACAGAGTAAAAGTGATTAtggagcatctccaatgtaaaacaacatttttttcttctattttagaagaaaaaatagagttaaGACAAACTCAAAAGACGGCAATATAGACAACACTCCTAACGCCAAATACGAATTGATACACACCAACGGTAAACACCATTAAAGAAATCATATTTACATATCTTGATATACTCATTATTCAAAAAAGCCACCCACGAACAAATCAGAACCTCTGAAGTCTGAACATTCATCTTTTATTAAAGAAAGTGGTGAAATATACCCAAATTACTATTAGAATCAGTCTTATCTTGAAAACTATTTCACCCAAATTACTATTAGAATCAGTCTTATCTTGAAAACTGTTGACTTATTCTATCCAAATACatattgataataataaaataaattagctATGTCTATTTTTCAACTAATGGTCAATTTATCTTTTCATCTTTTTACTAAAAatccaagaaaaagaaagtagAAAGTAAAATGAAATCATTAATAAATAGTAATAGGCTGTCGCATTTGATTTCATGAGTGATAAAGAATCAAGTTGTACAGCCCAATGTATACACTAGTTCAAAAGCCCATCTAAATGCCGAAACGTTGACTGTTCTTCACTACTTTTATCATTATACGAAAACGCCGTAATACTCTGTAAAGTTATTTAGAAGACCCTCTCAATGTGGATCCAATTGCTCTCAAGCAAATTATTCCCGGCAGAAACCGAATTATGATATTTGTTTAAAACGTAATATAAAAccctctctccctccctctctcACGACTCCAAAGCAAAAGGCTCCAAGAATCTCTCTCACTTCTCATCTCCCGCCGTGTCACCGTCGCTGCATCATCATCTCCGGCCACCGtgagttctctctctctctctctttcccgtAATCTCTCACTCTTTAGCGGTTAATCGTTCGTtgcaatatatattaaacatttttccTCTGTTAATCCCGTTGAAAAGAATCGCTTAGTCACTGAGAATCCATGGATTCTTCTTCCGCTAACATTTTCTCGTCGTCTTAGGGTTTTTCTTTGCATCGTAGAATCATTTTCTTCAACATTAAcagatttgttttctttttcttggaaATCACGTTTTCAATTCTTGATGGTTGTTCTTTGTCTAGTTTTCTTCCTGTTTCAGTCATCGTTTTAACCTTCTCTCTCGAATCACGTCACTATCTTGTAGGACTAGTCTCCAGGTTGGTGGAAGATGGGAAGAGTGTTCGTGATAGAACTCGAGGGACCCGTCTACACATGCACAAAGTGCCACACACATCTCGGGCTTCCCAATGATATCATCGCTAAGGTGATCGAGGTTTTCTCACACTTACATCTCATCTTTTAACTTGAAACTTCATTTTCACATGCTGGTGATTTCTTTTCAGAATGGTCGTCACGAATATAACTTCACTAGACTGTAAGTATATATGCTTCTCAGTTGTTTCATCTTCTTGAGAATTTTAACCAGTATATGTCCTTAATTTTGGTGGCAGCTTCAATACATTTCTGGTTGAATCAACTTCCAATTCCGCTTTCCCAGATATCTGTTGCGTCGGTTGTTCCAAAAACATGGGCATTTATAGCGTGAGAAAAGAGCCTCAAAGCAAACTCAATTCTTCAACTTTATGTGTGTTCATTGATTTTGTGGTTTCTTTCTCACAGGTAAGTGATCCAAATAGTTACTGGGTTATGAGGTAACGTGATATTTTTACTTTGTTAGTCCTCTATATATAGAAATGTTTTCATTAATACAACAGCAAACAAACAATATGTAGGGGCGAGCTCCATGGACCGGAAGGAAGCGATGATGAGGTTTAGGAGTTGGTATATgattaagaaaaagaagacaATGTGGAGTAGAAGTCTATGTTCTTGATTTTCATATTGCTTTGTATAGTGTGTGAATGGTGAATAGTCTCAAGAACAAATCGCATATTCTTTCTTTTGGGATTTTGATGACATTTAAAAGTTCTTACTTTTGCACTTCTTCTATATGTACAATGAAATTAGCTATCACTAATGGCATGTGAACTGAATCATCTATCTGACTTTGTATTCAGTTTTTATTCTGTCTGGCAcattctgtttcttcttcttctgatatCGTCAGGTTCTCACTAATAGCAAAGAGGAGAATGACACTGAATACATAGAGGTGTCTAGTTTATTAGTTACTAGGGGCGgagccccgcgcaagcgcggggatATTAGATATACGGGATGTCAGATATAGTTGTGGTATTGTAGTGTAACATACTGATCAATTGAAGCATCTCCTCCTTTCAGATTCGAATAAAAACCAAGACGTCTCTATTTCTCTTCTTTCCCAAAAGCAGTTCCTTCCTAAACCTCTAGAACTTTAAAAaagttagtttatattttaaaaaagaagcaaaatttTTCTGTACTCTGTCTCTTCAAAAACAGAGCAAAGTAAGAGATGAAGATGAGTGATTACTGGGCGAAAATGACTTctctaagaaaaagaaaagtgttCACATTGGCCTATTTCAAGCTACCTTCAGCTTGCCGGCAGGCACCAACTATTACTTTACATCTATTCAAGAATTCATAAGAAGGTAATAACAGGAACGCTTTAATATTGGATCACATGATTTACTTAACAAAATTCAAACAACCTGTCTCATTGTAGCTTGGGAGTTGCAGAAGATTACCTTTTTACATGTATTCAGACAAGCTAGCCTattaaaaaagaacaaattCATGTGCTCACATTGAAGATGGACACCTATCACCTTCTTCTAGCTattaaactaatgaaaaaatGCTAAATAAAAAGACAACATCTCTGTCAGTTGTTGTTGGAAAACACGAATCAGCTGCTACTCTACTTTAAGCTAAttgtttctataattttaaatgatggGTTTTGTTATAAAGTTTCATAAATCTTTCTATGAggacataaaaatatatatgattccATACTATTACTCCACCTGAATTGCATATACAGAGATAAGATAAGGGTGTTGTGCAACAGTAGGCAAATGAAAAATtatcaaacaaacacaaacaaattaaaaaaaaactaaagcatTACACAATAAAGCTGTAAATACAATCCAATCCTTCAAATATCAACAGCAGCACTATCGTCAACTCGAACATTCCCAGAACTCAAACCATCTCAAGGACACAATAAATTAATTCAGATGGAATGAATTGCTGACCGTGCTGGTTGGTAGTGACGACGCAAGGAATTCATCATAGAATCTAATCGTCTTCTTCTAAACTTGCAATAAGGAACAATGACCGCAGAGAATGCAATCAAACCGTGACCAAAAGACTTGCTGCCAGTGAAACCAATCACATCTTATCCAGTGATATCAAATAAGATCAAGTTCAAATTCTTACAAAAGACTTCAGCATGTAAAAATGCAAAACCAACAAAACTATTTACAGTCACACATGCAAAATCTAACGGGATGGAACAATCTATTACCTCAAGTTTGGAGCTTCATACCCTGAAGAAGAGAACACAAAGCTCAAGTCAGAATACAGCGATAAAATGGGTCCAATAAAATTAATGTCTTTGACTAAAACATATAACTTCGAGATcaaagcaaagaagaagaagaataattTACCAAGAACATCAGAGATGAGGATGGCGCACAACTTGGAATCGGGAGAGCCAGAGACGTAAGCTTCAAGCCCACCCAGCTTCTCCACATGACCCGACCGGAGACCGGGTTAAGAGCCGGCGGGGTCTCACAACACTGAGGTCTTGTATATCAGTGAATCCTAATGCCCATCCATTGTCCAACCTTCGGTGTCTGGAACCAGTGTCTGTATCCAGTTCGAAATCAGGTCAAGTCAAATCAAACCTCCAAAAAAACCAAATCGTGAAACTTTGACGGGAACCGTCTCATTTAGAGCTTCGGCCTTTAAAAAAGATTTAGATCAAATATAAGATGCTTGTTGATACAATACCTTCTCATCAAGGAGAAGTAGGGTGATTCCCATGAATTCACCATGCTTTTTGAGGTTTTTCTAGTCCCAAAAACGGAGAAGCCGAGAAACAAAGAACCGGGTCAACTGATTGCGCAACAACAACATCGGAAGAAGACATTATCGAAGAATCAAGCTTGATTAAGAAGTTTAATTGAGAGTGATGGTGAATATTCATTCGCTGAACGAAATGGAAGGTTAACAGGAAAAAACATTGTATTTACAGGGAAATATCGGAGACGACGAAGTTGAGGAGGCGAAGAAATAACAATGAAACCCTAAGCTAGtcaaacacatttttttttgttaagtaaCCAAACTCTCATACGCCTAACCAGCACATATACCAAAATCATATTGGCTAAATCATCAAACCAACCGCAGAAacttaattataaaatcaaaccaaaaaaatgtgGGTTCcacaatcattaaaaaatgCTGACGTGGATGATCTGAGGAGAGAGCAAAGTGgctcattatatatatgattgttaccaatttttagtgttttttttttactgagaGTGGATTTTGTATCTTGCATAAGCTTACCAATTTGTTTGACCAGATTCACTCTTAAGCTTACCATAGCTTTTTATAACTCTGATTAGATTCGTGTTTATGTTTACTTCTGACCAAAATGTTGATGGTTGTTTATTTAGTGACCCTTTTATGGAGAATTCGACATAAGCTAACTTGGAAACTAattatcttttcaaaatttataaattgtactAGCTATAGATTGTGTTAGCTACAAATAATGTTATGAGACTCTTGCTAAAGTTTGTAGCCACGTAGCTTTCGGTCGCTAATGAGTCACAGACTAAGTTATAGCTAAGTTGTCGCCATTAGCTATAGGAATTGGTGTCGCTAATCTATTGCTAATGAGCTACAAATTGGCTACGGATCACAGATAGCGTCGGAGCTGACGCCACGGAACGTATCCGTCGCCTTTCGAAATTTAGCAACGGATTATGTCAATTAGCTGTAGAATAATCCTTAGCTATATTAGAGAATTCTTGTAAGTGAGTTATGTTCAATCTTTTAGAAAAATGCCAAACATGAAGACACGTGTGGCTGCAATAATTCGTACCATTCATTATCTTTTGTCAGAAGTTATCTTTTGCCAAAACTGTTCATCCATACATTGGCTGTACATTATCTTTTGTCAGAAGTTATCTTTTGCCAAAACTGTTCGTCCATACATTGGCTGCAATACCTCGCACCATACATTATCTTTTGCCAAAATGATTCGTACCATAATTATCTTACGATGAAGGACTATTTATCTAGAGCAAGAAGGTTGAAATAAAAAGAAGGCAATGGAGAAAAAGGACCAGAAGCGGTATGTGCTTGTCCATGGTATCTGCCACGGCGCATGGTGCTGGTACAAGGTGAAACCGGTTCTCGAGGCTGCAGGTCACATTGTGACAGCAGTAGACCTAGCTGCGTCGGGCATAAACACAACCAGATTGGAAGAGATTCAAACACTAGAGGATTACTGCAAACCGTTGCTTGATGTTCTGAGCTCGCCTGATGAAGATAAGGTGGTTCTCGTTGCTCATAGCATGGGAGGAATATGCGCAGCGTTTGCAGCTGACACCTTCCCTCATAAGATCGCTGCTATGGTCTTTGTGACATCCTTCATGCCTGACACAACAAATCCACCTGCTTATGTTCtcaaaaatgtaaattataaaatgatgatTGTATTACAGGGTATCATCTCTTCTTACAAGTGATTTTCTGATATCTGAGTGAAATATAGATGGCGAGCATGTCACCGGAAGATTGGTTGGATACCGTGCTGGGAAGCTATGGGAGACCTGATCATCCGTTACAGTCTGCTCTCTTTGGACCAAAGTTCTTGGCCAAGAATTTGTATCAACTTTCACCAGTCGAGGTAAgtctcctaagtcctaagcctCTCTTTTTAAAGCGACAAACAAGAGTTTGCTAgtagccttttttttttttcgtttaggATCTTGAATTGGCGAAAATGCTGGTGAGGGTAAACCCATCAGTTACGGACAACCTGGCAGGGACAGGAAGCTTCACTGAGGAAGGGTACGGATCTGTTACGCGTATCTACATCACATGCGGAAAGGATAATGTGATACATAATGATTACCAGCGTTGGATGATCAACAACTTTCCGGTAAAAGAAGTAATGGAAATCAAAGCTGCGGATCATATGCCAATGAACTCCAAGCCTCGAGAACTCTGTGCTCGTCTCTTGGAGATTGCACAAAGATATGCatgaataatataaaacatgagATTGTCACCGCAacataagcttcttcttcttcttcttcttcttcttcttcttcttcttcttcttcttcttcttcttcttcttcttcttcttcttcttcttcttcttcttcttggataATTCTCTCAATGCAGAGTGGACATTTGATATTTGTGGGGCTATTGTGTTTCTTCCTAATCTTAGTAGTACTAGACCGAATTTTTGATTAGAATAGGGTGAAATCCGCCTCCAAAATAAGAgagaataataagaaaaaaatgatgaacACAACCATAATCTTTGAACATCCATCTTTATATTGAAAACCGGTGAATAAAACTCAAAATCGCTATTCAAATCTTTTTGTCATTTCGAAAATGGTTGAATTTTTCTCTAAATACAGGTTGATAGtaacttaaagaaaaataacaatgtctatttttcatataatggtgaatttatcttcttctcttttactAAAAAGCCAAGCACAAAAAAGTAGATTGTAAAATATATGGTTGATTATTTTTCTATCTAAATACAagttaaaatagtttaaaatatgCTATGACTATTTCTCATATAACAGTGAATTTATCTTCTTTACCTTTGactaaaaaaccaaaaaaaatcttctaCATATTAATTTTGGAGCATTGGTTAAATTAAACTTTGACGAGCATGTTTACATGTCAAGCTGAAAGTACTTGTcagctcttttttttatttgaaccaaCCTTACTGAGATTATTTAAAAGTAACATTAAATGAACCATTCAATACTTTactatata is a genomic window containing:
- the LOC108809921 gene encoding amino acid transporter AVT1I, which encodes MEEDNHEKQLDDGGSSSLFKTCFNALNAFSGIGILSVPYSLARGGWLSLSLLLLLAATAFYTSLLITKCMNADRSIKTYPDIGERAFGRPGRIIVSVFMHLELYLVTTGFLIMEGDNLHNLFPGFNIEMIGLRMNGKQSFMASVALVIMPTLWWDNLSVLSYVSMSGVLATVVTLGSISWVGAVDGIGFRQSRKLINWSGIPTALSLYAFCYGAHPVLPTLYNSMKSKHQFNNVLLISFILCTIGYTSMAVLGYLMYGSNTLSQITLNLPTHKTSSKVAIYTTLVNPIAKYALMITPTVNTIKDWFPSRYAKKTYLHLLISTLCIASSVVIAETLPFFGYMMSLVGALLSVTVSILLPCLCYLKISGSFKKFGFETIMLFVMVAMSVPIGVLGTYIAIRELVVSV
- the LOC108811112 gene encoding protein yippee-like At3g55890, with the protein product MGRVFVIELEGPVYTCTKCHTHLGLPNDIIAKNGRHEYNFTRLFNTFLVESTSNSAFPDICCVGCSKNMGIYSVSDPNSYWVMRGELHGPEGSDDEV
- the LOC108806954 gene encoding methylesterase 4; its protein translation is MEKKDQKRYVLVHGICHGAWCWYKVKPVLEAAGHIVTAVDLAASGINTTRLEEIQTLEDYCKPLLDVLSSPDEDKVVLVAHSMGGICAAFAADTFPHKIAAMVFVTSFMPDTTNPPAYVLKNMASMSPEDWLDTVLGSYGRPDHPLQSALFGPKFLAKNLYQLSPVEDLELAKMLVRVNPSVTDNLAGTGSFTEEGYGSVTRIYITCGKDNVIHNDYQRWMINNFPVKEVMEIKAADHMPMNSKPRELCARLLEIAQRYA